The window TCTCAAAAGCACAAATCATTCTTTTCGGCGAACTTCACAACAACGCTACTGCTCACCGGCTTGAATACAAAATAGCCTCCGACCTTTCACAGGAGTACCACTTGATGCTTGGAGCTGAAACGTTTGAAACAGATGACCAACGCCCCCTGAACGACTATCTTTCTGATAAGATTGATGAAAAAACAATGGGCTCCACCATAAACCTCTGGCCTGATTACTACACTGACTACAAACCATTAGTGGAATTAGCAAAAAAGAACAACATACCGTTTACAGCAACCAATGTACCCCGAAAATACGCAAGCCTGGTTTTTAAAAAAGGGTTTTCAGCACTTGATTCTTTGCCTGAAACAGAGAAAAAACTCATGGCAGATATACTGATTCCATACGATTCCGATTTACCTTCATACAATGCCATGTTAAAAATGATACCCGGTCACGGAAGTGAAAACCTCCCGAAAGCACAAGCGATTAAAGATGTGGCTGTGGCTCATTTTATTTTAAAAACCCTGAAAGACAACTCCTTATTCATTCACTATAATGGCTCATCCCATTCTAACAACCACGAAGGGATCGGGTGGTGTCTTCGAAAAAAAGACCCGTTCTTAATCATAGAAACGATCAATATTGTAGCGTAGCAGCCTCTTAAAAAAGGAAAAAGAGGAACACCTAAACTCAGCTGATTACATCATTGTTGCCGACAAAGACATGACCAAAACACATTAAGAAAATCGTTAAACTTTATTTAATGTTTTTGAGATTTTTTTAACAATCTTTAATTTCAACCACTAGAAAACAACCTTCATTATGAAAAATTATTTACTTCTGGCCGCAAGTGCCCTGTTCCTGAACCCAATGCAGGCTCAGCAGCCGGCTACCAATTCAGACAAAATACTACAAGGGCTCTCAGATATCAAAACCATACAACAAAACTCCCTTATAAAAAACGTGCCTCTTAAGAATATTGGTCCGACAATTATGAGTGGCCGCGTTGTTGACCTGGATGTAAATCCGGCCGATCCAACCGAATTTTATGTTGGATATGCTTCAGGAGGCGTTTGGTATACAAATAATAACGGTACCAGTTTCACTCCGATAACGGAGAAAGCTCCAACAATGAATATAGGCGACATTGCTGTTGACTGGAATACAAAAACTATCTGGGTCGGAACAGGAGAAAATAATTCTTCGAGATCTTCTTATGCCGGTATCGGTATCTTAAAATCATCCGACCAGGGAAAAACATGGAACCATGCCGGGCTCCCTGATTCGCATCATATCGGGCGGATAATAATAAACCCGAACAACCCGGATGAAGTAGTGATCGGCGTTACCGGACACCTGTATTCGAAAAACGAAGAAAGGGGTGTTTACAAAACAACGGATGGGGGAAAAACATGGAAAAAAACTCTTTTTATAAATGATGAGACCGGGATAATAGACCTGTCCATTGCTCCGGACAATTTCAACATCATGTATGCCGCAGCCTGGAAAAGAGATCGTAAAGCCTGGAATTTTGTAGGCAGCGGGAATGATTCCGGCATCTATAAAAGTACCGACGGAGGCGATTCGTGGACTCTTCTGACGACCAAAGAATCAGGATTTCCCACAGGCGATGGCGTTGGACGAATTGGGCTGGCTGTATTTGACAGCAATACGCTATATGCCGTTCACGACAGCCAGTTTCACAGAGATAAAAAGGAGAAAGATTTAAATGAGCCTGATAAACTCACTAAAGAAGACTTCAAAACCATGTCAGCAGCTCAGCTCATGGAGCTGGACAATAAGAAGCTTAATGAGTTCCTTAAGACCAATGGCTTTCACGAAAAATACCGTGCACAAAATGTAAAACAACTTGTCAGCACCGGTTCTGTTAAACCTGCCGATCTGGCAAAATACCTGGAAGATGCCAATGCCCTTCTCTTTGACACGCCCGTTATTGGTGCTGAAGTATATAAAAGCACCAATGGAGGAAAGACATGGAGAAAGACCAACGACGAATATATTGACGGTCTTTTCTACAGCTATGGCTATTATTTTGGTGAGATCAGAGTAGATCCTGGCAATGTAAACAGACTTTATATAGGAGGTGTACCACTTGTAAAGTCGGATGACGGTGGAAAAACATGGGATATCATAAGCAAAGAAAACGTACATGCCGACCATCAGGCCCTTTGGGTTAACCCAAATAAACCAGGTCACTTGATAAATGGTAATGACGGCGGTGTTAACATCACCTATGATGATGGCGAACACTGGATCAAGAACAACACCCCGGCTGTCGGACAATTTTACGCTGTTAACGTAGATAACCAAAAACCGTATAAAATATACGGCGGCCTACAGGATAATGGCGTTTGGATGGCTGCCCATAATGCTCGGCAAGATCAAAGCTGGAAACAATATGGAGCATACCCCTGGAAAGAACTTATGGGAGGCGACGGGATGCAGGTACAGATAGACAACAGAAACCCTAATGTTATTTACACAGGATACCAATTCGGAAATTATTTCAGGATAGAACTGGATAAAAACGAAAAAACATACATCCAGCCTAAACACCAACTCGGTGAAAGTCCATACCGGTTTAACTGGCAAACTCCCATTTTACTGTCCTCTCACAATCAAGACATCTTATATTTAGGAGGGAACAAACTAATGCGTTCGATGAACCGGGGTAATGACTGGACAGCCATATCCGGCGATCTCACAAACGGCGGGAAACCCGGAAATGTAGCGTATGGCACCCTGACAACCATCTCAGAATCTCCTTTTGAATTTGGCCTGATCTATACCGGAAGCGATGACGGCCTGGTACACCTGACCAGAAATGCCGGAGGAAACTGGAAACTGATATCTTCGAGCCTGCCTAAAGATTTATGGGTGTCGAGGGTTGTGGCTTCCAGCCATAAAAAGGAAAGGGTCTATGTCTCCCTAAACGGCTACCGATGGGATGACTTCAACACCTATGTTTATATGAGTGATGATTACGGAAATACCTGGAAAAATATCAGCTCGAACCTGCCTATCTCTCCTGTGAACGTTATCAAAGAAGACCCCGAAAACGAAAACTTATTATATCTCGGAACAGATAATGGCTTATACGTATCATTCGACAAAGGAAATTCATGGGAGGCCTTCAGCAAGAACCTGCCTAAGGTAGCTGTACATGACCTGGCCATACAACCAGACGCGAAAGACCTTATAGTAGGCACGCACGGACGAAGTATTTATATAGCAAACATAGAGCAATTACAAAGGCTAAGTCCAGAAGTTCTAAGCAGCAAGGTATACACTTTTGACATTGACGATGTAAAGCATTCGCAGGCATGGGGAAGCAGCAGATCAAGATCCTCTGAGACATTTGAGCCAAATGCCAAAATTGCCTTCTACACTGCAAAAAAAGGAAGTTCTACCATTAAGATATCAACTCATAATGATATTACAATCAATTTATTTGAAACAGAAACGGACAGAGGAATCAATTACTTTGACTACGACCTCACTTTTTCTGAGAAAGGCAAAAAAACATTTGATAAAAAGAACAAAAACATCACATTAAAAGAGGCTCCAAACGGAAAATACTATCTTCCGAAAGGAAAATACACAATCGAAACCTCCACAAACGGAGGTACAAGCAAAAAGCAATTTGAGGTAAAATAAGCGAAAAGGTTTTTTAAAACAACGACTCGAATAGAAAATTCAGACGCGGA of the Zhouia spongiae genome contains:
- a CDS encoding WD40/YVTN/BNR-like repeat-containing protein, whose protein sequence is MKNYLLLAASALFLNPMQAQQPATNSDKILQGLSDIKTIQQNSLIKNVPLKNIGPTIMSGRVVDLDVNPADPTEFYVGYASGGVWYTNNNGTSFTPITEKAPTMNIGDIAVDWNTKTIWVGTGENNSSRSSYAGIGILKSSDQGKTWNHAGLPDSHHIGRIIINPNNPDEVVIGVTGHLYSKNEERGVYKTTDGGKTWKKTLFINDETGIIDLSIAPDNFNIMYAAAWKRDRKAWNFVGSGNDSGIYKSTDGGDSWTLLTTKESGFPTGDGVGRIGLAVFDSNTLYAVHDSQFHRDKKEKDLNEPDKLTKEDFKTMSAAQLMELDNKKLNEFLKTNGFHEKYRAQNVKQLVSTGSVKPADLAKYLEDANALLFDTPVIGAEVYKSTNGGKTWRKTNDEYIDGLFYSYGYYFGEIRVDPGNVNRLYIGGVPLVKSDDGGKTWDIISKENVHADHQALWVNPNKPGHLINGNDGGVNITYDDGEHWIKNNTPAVGQFYAVNVDNQKPYKIYGGLQDNGVWMAAHNARQDQSWKQYGAYPWKELMGGDGMQVQIDNRNPNVIYTGYQFGNYFRIELDKNEKTYIQPKHQLGESPYRFNWQTPILLSSHNQDILYLGGNKLMRSMNRGNDWTAISGDLTNGGKPGNVAYGTLTTISESPFEFGLIYTGSDDGLVHLTRNAGGNWKLISSSLPKDLWVSRVVASSHKKERVYVSLNGYRWDDFNTYVYMSDDYGNTWKNISSNLPISPVNVIKEDPENENLLYLGTDNGLYVSFDKGNSWEAFSKNLPKVAVHDLAIQPDAKDLIVGTHGRSIYIANIEQLQRLSPEVLSSKVYTFDIDDVKHSQAWGSSRSRSSETFEPNAKIAFYTAKKGSSTIKISTHNDITINLFETETDRGINYFDYDLTFSEKGKKTFDKKNKNITLKEAPNGKYYLPKGKYTIETSTNGGTSKKQFEVK
- a CDS encoding ChaN family lipoprotein is translated as MLKMPLLRLFLFLSISSNSTAQTKAPYRLYDHKGKKVSYKKMLHHLSKAQIILFGELHNNATAHRLEYKIASDLSQEYHLMLGAETFETDDQRPLNDYLSDKIDEKTMGSTINLWPDYYTDYKPLVELAKKNNIPFTATNVPRKYASLVFKKGFSALDSLPETEKKLMADILIPYDSDLPSYNAMLKMIPGHGSENLPKAQAIKDVAVAHFILKTLKDNSLFIHYNGSSHSNNHEGIGWCLRKKDPFLIIETINIVA